The sequence aaagaaacTGACCCGAGCAATGTAGGGTTCTGCATCAGTTCGTTTGAGGAAATGCATAGAGTGACGTGCGAAATTTGTTGTCTTGTCACTCATCACAATTCCATCGTCGATATCTCCCACAACTCTGACCTTAATGTACGGATCCTTTGGAGGCACCATATCCTTCAAGCCAACAGCAAATACAACAGAATAATTGATTACTCTCGTGTTGTAGTAGTACAGCACAGCCCAccaagtaaacaaaaaatttcaaaattcttTGAGGGTGGAAAGAGTGCTTGCTTACGACATTCAAATCGATTCCTGCTTTCCCCATGTAGGATTTGATAGCAGCGGAATGGTTCTTGAAGTACTCCTTCTCGAGTGTGGTGAGCTTCTCTTGGATCTCAGGTGGGAGTTCAAGTCCTACTCTCCACCCCAAATCACGCACAATGTCGGCTCTATTGTGCCTGAACACAGCGGCACCAATATCATTCGTTACAAACTGTGAGGAGAGTCTCTGGAACTT is a genomic window of Brassica napus cultivar Da-Ae chromosome A2, Da-Ae, whole genome shotgun sequence containing:
- the LOC125575308 gene encoding probable DNA replication complex GINS protein PSF1; this encodes MYGRKGYQLVKDFASGEKGQLKPFNSKLFDETIEESRQNQRLIQSLMRKMEQEGLDVQNNRNADYYGALVHHLSLIRNKRCLMAYVHNRADIVRDLGWRVGLELPPEIQEKLTTLEKEYFKNHSAAIKSYMGKAGIDLNVDMVPPKDPYIKVRVVGDIDDGIVMSDKTTNFARHSMHFLKRTDAEPYIARGQMEELTG